The Candidatus Caldatribacterium sp. region ACCCATATAAAAACTACGGGTAAATCCGGTAAATCTGACGAGGGAAGGGAATGGTCTCCCGAATGTGGTGGATACCACAGATCCATGCAACGGTTCGCTCAATGCCAAGGCCAAACCCAGAATGGGGACAGGTTCCAAACCGGCGGAGATCAAGGTACCACTCAAAGGCTTCTCGGGGGAGGTTGTGCTCCCGAAGGCGTTCCTCAAGAAGGGCAAGGTCGTGAATGCGCTCGCTACCACCAATAATTTCTCCGTACCCCTCTGGTGCTATGAGGTCATCGTTGAGGACAAGCTCGGGATTCTCGGGATCCGGCTGCATGTAAAAGGCCTTTATGGCCTTGGGATAGTGATGGATGAAAACGGGGCGATCAAACTCCTCGGAAATGGCTGTCTCTTCGTCGCCACCAAAATCATCGCCCCACTCCGTGGGAAATCCCTTCTTCTTGAGGAGTTCCACCGCTTCAGAGTACGAAATGCGGGGGAAGGGCGGAACGACTCTCTTCAAGGGTTCCGTATCCCGCTCAAGGATCTCAAGCTCTCGGGAACACTCGGCAAGGACCTTCTGAACGACAAAAGAAACAAGCCGCTCCTGAAGTTTCAGGTTGTCCTCAAAGGTGAAGAAAGCTGCCTCGGGCTCAACCATCCAGAACTCGGTGAGATGACGGCGGGTCTTGGATTTTTCCGCTCGAAAAGCCGGAGCAAGGCAGTAGACTTTCCCAAAGGCCATGCAGGCTGCCTCCATGTAGAGCTGTCCGCTCTGGGAGAGGTAAGCCTTTCCAAGGTCAAAGTACTCAAGCTCAAAGAGTGTTGTTGTTCCCTCACAAGCAGCGGGGGTGAGAATTGGGGGATCGATAAGGGTGAACCCTTCTTTCTGGAGGAACTCGTGAATTCCCATGATAACGGTGTTGCGGATTCTGAGGATGGCATTCTGTCGCCGAGAGCGGAGCCAGAGATGCCGGTGTTCCATGAGGAACTCCACGGAGTGCTCTTTCTTCTGAATCGGGTAGTCCTCCTGGGCAAGGGAAAGAACCTTCACGCCCTGGACTTCAAGCTCATATCCGCAGAAAGGCGCACGGGGTTCCCGTTTCACCCTTCCACGCACAAGAAGAGCGGATTCAAAGGGAAGGCGCTCAAGAAACTTCAAGTCCTCCCGGGAAAAGACCTCGTTCAGGGCAACGGTGGCCTGAATGAATCCGGTTCCGTCCCGAATGATGAGGAAGACAATCTTCCCGCTGGAACGCCGGTTCGCAAGCCATCCCCGGAGCTCAACATCTTTTCCTTCCCACCAGTCAATGTTTTCGATAGAAGCCCAGGGAAGCGGATCTGCCGTCCATCCTCGTTCAAACACGGGATTTCTCACCATACTTCCACCCTCGTTTCTCCATCTCTTCAATGAAGCGCACAACGTAGTCGACAAGGGCCTGGAACATCTTTTCTCCTTTTTCCCTTGTTCCTTTTTTGGGGTCCCCTGTTGCTCCATACGGCGTGAGCTCCTCAAACCGCCACTTAATCTCAAGTCCTTCCGGGAGATCCGGAACCACACCTCGAGCCTCGTCCATGCGGCAGAGCTCAGGAAAGAGGTAGAGAACGATAGAGGTTTCGCCTTCCCCTGCGTGTCCAAGTCCTCCCCATACTTCAAAGGTTCCCGGAGGAAGAAGTTCTCCTGCTGTAACCCACCAGGCAGGAAGACAGGCCAGGAAGGCCTGCGGGTATTCCACCTTCACGGACCGAGCAGCAATTTCGATAGGCGCAATATTCCCATCGTGGCCGTTGATGATGAAGATACGGGAAATCCCCTGCTTTATGCAGGAGGTCAAAACGTCTTTAAGGACCTCCACCATGACTTCCGGCCGGAGAGTCAACGTGAAAGGAAAGGCATCGTAGTGGAAACTCACACCGTAGTAGAGAGGGGGAAGGACAAGCATTCTTGGAACTCTCTTTGCCACCTCAAGGGCAATGGCCTGAGCCACAAGGGTATCCGTTCCAAAAGGTAAATGGAACCCGTGATTTTCACTCGAACCCACTGCTACAATAGCCTTGTCAAAATTTCCTTCCTTGAAGTCCACATAGGTCATCTCGGGATGGAAAACTCGGCCCATGCTTTTTCCTCCTTTCTCCCTCTTGAAACACCTCTTCGTTTCCCCATGAGGCCCTCCGGCTTCCAGAGCATGACCACGATAAGGAGCAACGCGTACACGAGTTCAATGAATCCATAGAGCTTCAGGTGCTCCTCAAGGGGCTTCAGTGCGTACCGGAGGGTAAGAAGGAGCACCGCCCCGACAATTGGTCCACTCATTGTTCCCATGCCGCCGACGATGAGCATAACGACAATCTGAAAGGTCATGGCAAAGGAAAATTCAAAAGGACGAATAGCTTTGGTGAAATGGGCGTACAGCCCTCCAGCCACCCCTGCGAAAAATGCTCCCACCGCAAACGAAAAGAGCTTGTACTTCATCGGATAAATACCCAGAACCTGGGCTGCTGTCTCGTCATCTCGAATGGCCATCATTGCTCTGCCAAAACGGGAATTCACGATTCTCCACACAACGTACACCGTGACAAGAAGCCAAAGAAACGTCCAGTACAGGTTCGTGTAGAGGGGAATGGCGCTTATGCCCATAGGTCCCCGGGTAATGCTCTTCAAGGTTTTGGCCCCCGAAGGCGCAGGACCGGAGCACCCACAAGGAGGGCGGCACAGCTTGCCAGCAGTCCCCCCACAAGAAGGGCTGGAAAAAAGGGCCAGGCAGCATTCGGTCCCCCAAGGAACCACGGAAGACGAGGAAGCTCGTACGCTTCACGCAGGGGTACAGGAAAGGTTAAGAGCGTAGAAGCATACGCACCAATGGCCATGAAGGCCGCATGTCCCAGGGAGAAAAGCCCCGTATACCCATTCGTGAGGTTAAGGCTTACGGTGGCAATGGAGTAAATCCCCATGAGAATGAGGATATGCAGAATGTACCGGTTCAGAGTACGCTCAGCCACAAAAAGGGCTCCAAAAAGGATAAGTCCTCCAACGATGAACCAGAGCTCCTTTTTCATACCCGCACCTCTTCCCTCATTCCCATAATCCCCGAGGGACGGACAAGAAGAACAAGAATGAGAATGGCAAAGACAATTCCATCACGGTACTCTGCGAAACGAGTGGGCAAAAAGGCAATGGAAAGCACTTCAGCAAGCCCAAGGACAAAACCCCCAAGCATAGCCCCGGGAATACTCCCCACTCCCCCGACCACTACGGCAACGAACGCCTTCACTCCGGTTAAAAAACCCATATCGTAGGAGATCTGGCCGTACTTTGCTCCCCAGAGGAATCCCGTAAAAGCGGCAATGGCCGACCCCAGGATAAAGGCAACCGAAATGACCCGGTTCACCTCTATCCCCATGAGGTTAGCAACTTCAAGGTTTTCGGCGGTAGCCCGCATGGCGATGCCCATTTTCGTCCGTTTCACGAAAAGATGGAAGGCCACCATAATGAGAAGAGAAGACAGGATAATGAAAATATCCACCGTTCGGAAAGTCAAAAAGGGAGTTCGGTAGAGAGTAGCAAGAAAAGCCGGCGTTTTGAAAGCGTACGGTTGAGGGGATACGAGGAGTTTCGTGAAGTTTTCGATGAACGTGTAGAAACCAAGGGATGTGATGAGCAGGGCAACCTCTGGTCCGCCTCTCAGCTTTCGGTAGGCCACAAAATCAAGGACAAGCCCCATGAGTCCCCCAAACCCAAGGACAAGGAAAACCGAAGCCACAAAAGGAAAGCCAAGCCGAAAGAAGACGAAATAGATGAAGAATGCTCCCAAGGTAATGAGGGCTCCATGGGCGAAATTAATGAGTCGGAGAATCCCATACACCACCGTCATTCCCAGGGCAAGGAGGGCATAGATGCACCCAAGAATCACACCGTTCATGCTCTGCTGCAGGAAGTACGAGAGTGAGAACATGCCTATCCTCCCAGGTAGACCTTTTTTACCTCTTCAAGGGATTTTACTTCCTTGGGAGTACCGGAAATTTTCACCACTCCTGTTTCCAGAACG contains the following coding sequences:
- a CDS encoding branched-chain amino acid ABC transporter permease; translation: MFSLSYFLQQSMNGVILGCIYALLALGMTVVYGILRLINFAHGALITLGAFFIYFVFFRLGFPFVASVFLVLGFGGLMGLVLDFVAYRKLRGGPEVALLITSLGFYTFIENFTKLLVSPQPYAFKTPAFLATLYRTPFLTFRTVDIFIILSSLLIMVAFHLFVKRTKMGIAMRATAENLEVANLMGIEVNRVISVAFILGSAIAAFTGFLWGAKYGQISYDMGFLTGVKAFVAVVVGGVGSIPGAMLGGFVLGLAEVLSIAFLPTRFAEYRDGIVFAILILVLLVRPSGIMGMREEVRV
- a CDS encoding creatininase family protein, coding for MGRVFHPEMTYVDFKEGNFDKAIVAVGSSENHGFHLPFGTDTLVAQAIALEVAKRVPRMLVLPPLYYGVSFHYDAFPFTLTLRPEVMVEVLKDVLTSCIKQGISRIFIINGHDGNIAPIEIAARSVKVEYPQAFLACLPAWWVTAGELLPPGTFEVWGGLGHAGEGETSIVLYLFPELCRMDEARGVVPDLPEGLEIKWRFEELTPYGATGDPKKGTREKGEKMFQALVDYVVRFIEEMEKRGWKYGEKSRV
- the asnS gene encoding asparagine--tRNA ligase, yielding MVRNPVFERGWTADPLPWASIENIDWWEGKDVELRGWLANRRSSGKIVFLIIRDGTGFIQATVALNEVFSREDLKFLERLPFESALLVRGRVKREPRAPFCGYELEVQGVKVLSLAQEDYPIQKKEHSVEFLMEHRHLWLRSRRQNAILRIRNTVIMGIHEFLQKEGFTLIDPPILTPAACEGTTTLFELEYFDLGKAYLSQSGQLYMEAACMAFGKVYCLAPAFRAEKSKTRRHLTEFWMVEPEAAFFTFEDNLKLQERLVSFVVQKVLAECSRELEILERDTEPLKRVVPPFPRISYSEAVELLKKKGFPTEWGDDFGGDEETAISEEFDRPVFIHHYPKAIKAFYMQPDPENPELVLNDDLIAPEGYGEIIGGSERIHDLALLEERLREHNLPREAFEWYLDLRRFGTCPHSGFGLGIERTVAWICGIHHIRETIPFPRQIYRIYP